One Halolamina litorea genomic window carries:
- a CDS encoding ABC transporter ATP-binding protein translates to MSETPLLSVRDLQTQFFTEEGTVRAVDGISFDVNEREIVGLVGESGAGKSVAAASLLQLVEDPGRIVNGTVEYKGETILDVQQEDGEIVAGEGSLSPEQMRKRIRGNEIAIIFQDPMESLNPVFTIGGQLREVIEINRGLSAKEARKEAVDMLREVGIPEPEERFEDYPHQFSGGMRQRVLIAMALACEPSLIIADEPTTALDVTVEGQILELVEELQDRYDTSFVWVTHDMGVVAEICDRVNVMYLGEVVEQSTVDDLFYDTKHPYTRALLESIPRPDVTVDELNPITGVMPEAIDPPSGCRFHTRCPDAREACREVAPTFKDVSEADEARHATACLQYESVGYEDSTPLETEATAGFGAGLTAGFGDDATAGGEDDE, encoded by the coding sequence ATGTCCGAAACTCCACTCCTATCGGTTCGCGACCTGCAGACCCAGTTCTTCACCGAAGAAGGCACCGTCCGTGCGGTGGACGGCATCTCCTTCGACGTGAACGAACGCGAGATCGTCGGGTTGGTTGGCGAGTCAGGTGCCGGCAAGTCCGTCGCCGCCGCCAGCCTCCTCCAACTCGTCGAGGACCCCGGCCGCATCGTCAACGGCACCGTAGAGTACAAAGGCGAGACCATACTCGACGTGCAACAGGAAGACGGCGAGATCGTCGCCGGCGAGGGCTCTCTCTCCCCCGAGCAGATGCGGAAACGGATCCGCGGCAACGAGATCGCGATCATCTTCCAGGACCCGATGGAGAGTCTGAACCCCGTGTTCACAATCGGCGGGCAACTCCGGGAGGTCATCGAGATCAACCGCGGGCTCTCGGCGAAGGAGGCCCGCAAGGAGGCCGTCGACATGCTCCGCGAGGTCGGCATCCCCGAACCCGAGGAACGGTTCGAGGACTACCCCCACCAGTTCTCCGGCGGGATGCGCCAGCGCGTGCTGATCGCCATGGCGCTGGCTTGCGAGCCGAGCCTCATCATCGCCGACGAGCCGACGACGGCCCTCGACGTGACAGTCGAGGGCCAGATCCTCGAACTCGTCGAGGAACTCCAGGACCGCTACGACACCAGCTTCGTCTGGGTGACCCACGACATGGGCGTCGTCGCGGAGATCTGTGACCGCGTCAACGTCATGTACCTCGGCGAAGTCGTCGAGCAGTCGACCGTCGACGACCTGTTCTACGACACCAAACACCCCTACACGCGGGCGCTGCTGGAGTCGATCCCACGCCCCGACGTCACCGTCGACGAACTCAACCCCATCACGGGGGTGATGCCCGAGGCCATCGACCCGCCGTCGGGCTGCCGGTTCCACACGCGCTGTCCGGACGCTCGGGAGGCCTGCCGCGAGGTGGCCCCGACGTTCAAGGACGTGAGCGAGGCCGACGAGGCCCGCCACGCGACCGCGTGTCTGCAGTACGAGTCGGTCGGCTACGAGGACTCGACGCCGCTGGAGACCGAAGCCACCGCCGGCTTCGGTGCGGGGCTGACCGCCGGCTTCGGCGACGACGCGACTGCCGGGGGTGAGGACGATGAGTAG
- a CDS encoding ABC transporter ATP-binding protein codes for MSSPAVEGILGDREVAPGEPLLEIENLTKHFSTNSGLLGGFGIERDGFKLSLSRATDPVRAVDDVSFTVPKGQTVGLVGESGCGKSTLARTVLRLIEPTDGSINYKGTDVTDLSGEELRALRKDVQIIFQDPQSSLDPRMKVGPIVEEPMRAHGMYDAEGREEHARELLEKVGLDPQHYNRYPHEFSGGQRQRVNLARALSVEPEFIVCDEPTSALDVSIQAQVLNTMKELQAEMGLTYLFISHDLSVIRHISDRVAVMYLGQLAEVADKEELFENPKHPYTEALLGSIPNPDPRSSGDRGVLRGDVPSPINPPSGCRFRTRCPDLIAPADLDVSGGEWDRIRTFVRAVDRRTFEATGPDDIAQEFFQGTLPSGEVGDTVDTAIGHLAEGRWDDAGELLKDTFTEPSVCATEVPAYEVDPDHGDGRHFAACHLNTPGGPEGATGP; via the coding sequence ATGAGTAGTCCCGCCGTCGAGGGCATCCTCGGCGACCGTGAGGTCGCCCCCGGCGAGCCGTTGCTCGAAATCGAGAACCTCACCAAGCACTTCTCGACGAACTCCGGGCTCCTCGGTGGGTTCGGGATCGAACGGGACGGGTTCAAACTGTCACTCAGCCGCGCGACCGACCCCGTCCGGGCCGTCGACGACGTGTCCTTCACGGTGCCGAAAGGCCAGACCGTCGGGCTGGTCGGCGAATCCGGCTGCGGGAAATCGACGCTCGCGCGGACGGTGCTCCGACTGATCGAGCCGACCGACGGCAGCATCAACTACAAGGGGACCGACGTGACCGACCTCTCGGGCGAGGAACTCCGGGCGCTCCGGAAGGACGTCCAGATCATCTTCCAGGACCCCCAGTCCTCGCTCGACCCCCGGATGAAGGTCGGTCCCATCGTCGAGGAGCCGATGCGCGCCCACGGCATGTACGACGCCGAGGGCCGCGAGGAACACGCCCGCGAACTGCTGGAGAAGGTCGGCCTCGACCCCCAGCACTACAACCGCTACCCCCACGAGTTCTCCGGCGGCCAGCGCCAGCGGGTGAACCTCGCGCGGGCGCTCTCGGTCGAACCGGAGTTCATCGTCTGTGACGAGCCGACCAGCGCGCTCGACGTGTCGATCCAGGCGCAGGTGCTCAACACGATGAAGGAGCTCCAAGCGGAGATGGGGCTGACCTACCTGTTCATCAGCCACGACCTGAGCGTCATCCGGCACATCTCCGACCGTGTCGCGGTGATGTACCTCGGCCAGCTCGCGGAAGTCGCCGACAAGGAGGAGCTGTTCGAGAACCCCAAACACCCATACACCGAGGCGTTGCTGGGGTCGATCCCCAACCCCGACCCGCGTTCCTCCGGGGACCGCGGCGTCCTCCGGGGCGACGTGCCCTCGCCGATCAACCCGCCGTCAGGCTGCCGGTTCCGGACGCGCTGTCCGGACCTGATCGCGCCGGCCGACCTCGACGTGAGCGGGGGCGAGTGGGACCGCATCCGAACGTTCGTCCGCGCGGTCGACCGCCGAACGTTCGAGGCGACCGGCCCGGACGACATCGCCCAGGAGTTCTTCCAGGGCACACTCCCCAGCGGGGAAGTCGGCGACACCGTCGACACCGCCATCGGCCACCTCGCCGAAGGGCGCTGGGACGACGCCGGGGAGTTGCTGAAGGACACCTTCACCGAGCCGTCGGTGTGTGCGACGGAGGTCCCGGCCTACGAGGTCGACCCCGACCACGGCGACGGCCGCCACTTCGCGGCCTGCCACCTGAACACCCCCGGCGGGCCCGAGGGAGCGACCGGTCCGTGA
- a CDS encoding M24 family metallopeptidase → MDHERRRTDEARDRLRDHGADALVLSPGPEQQYLSGFGTEQSKRHTLLVVPAEGEPFFFLPAMFADGARAASWVETYHTWEDTDDPVDALRESFESHDLLGGDVLVNERMWSTFAQDLRTVAGGVDRAGEVLTPLRMTKDEAELDAIREASVIADDVSRAVRGLDLAGMTENEVVGEIEYRMRGEGGEGASFETIVASGPNSASPPYRAGHRELETGDPVILDFGSIVDGYLSDQTRTVVVGGEPPEGFVDAHETVIEAADAAVDAVEPGVRADEVDAAARAVIEDAGYGDCFPHVTGHGVGLDIHEPPFLIGGSYLEGWNHVELEPGMVFSIEPAIYTDAFGVRVEDLVVATEDGAERLNGSPRTWEPLE, encoded by the coding sequence ATGGATCACGAACGACGGCGAACGGACGAGGCACGCGACCGGCTCCGCGACCACGGCGCCGACGCGCTCGTACTGTCACCCGGCCCGGAGCAGCAGTACCTATCAGGGTTCGGAACGGAACAGAGCAAGCGCCACACGCTGTTGGTGGTGCCCGCCGAGGGCGAGCCCTTCTTCTTCCTCCCGGCGATGTTCGCCGACGGCGCACGGGCCGCCAGTTGGGTCGAGACCTACCACACGTGGGAGGACACCGATGACCCCGTCGACGCCCTGCGGGAGAGCTTCGAGAGCCACGACCTCCTCGGGGGCGACGTGCTCGTCAACGAACGGATGTGGTCGACGTTCGCCCAGGACCTCCGGACCGTCGCCGGCGGCGTGGACCGGGCGGGCGAGGTGCTCACGCCGCTGCGAATGACCAAAGACGAGGCCGAACTCGACGCGATCCGTGAGGCCTCCGTGATCGCCGACGACGTGAGCCGCGCGGTCAGGGGACTCGATCTCGCGGGGATGACCGAAAACGAGGTGGTCGGCGAGATCGAGTACCGGATGCGCGGGGAGGGCGGGGAGGGTGCCTCCTTCGAGACGATCGTCGCCAGCGGTCCCAACAGCGCCAGCCCCCCCTATCGGGCCGGCCACCGCGAACTCGAAACCGGCGACCCGGTGATCCTCGACTTCGGCTCGATCGTCGACGGCTACCTGAGCGACCAGACACGAACCGTCGTCGTCGGCGGCGAGCCCCCCGAGGGGTTCGTCGACGCCCACGAGACGGTCATCGAGGCCGCCGACGCCGCCGTCGACGCCGTCGAACCCGGGGTTCGAGCCGACGAAGTCGACGCCGCCGCGCGGGCAGTGATCGAGGACGCGGGCTACGGTGACTGCTTCCCCCACGTCACCGGCCACGGGGTCGGTCTCGACATCCACGAGCCCCCGTTCCTGATCGGTGGCTCCTACCTCGAAGGCTGGAACCACGTCGAACTGGAGCCGGGGATGGTGTTCAGCATCGAACCGGCCATCTACACCGACGCGTTCGGCGTCCGCGTCGAGGACCTCGTCGTCGCCACCGAGGACGGTGCCGAACGGCTCAACGGCTCCCCGCGAACGTGGGAGCCCCTGGAGTGA
- a CDS encoding M24 family metallopeptidase → MSDTVIVEEKSAQATEILEGSDADAWLTFCRETVEIAEPCLPFVLGFDVVWPTMVLYTEDGSHVIIGRHDAPNARDLGVHEVHPYDESLREPFMEILDDVEPETIAVNFSEDNNTADGLTYGMYRRLTGLLEGTDYEGSLVSADPVVAELRGVKSPTERERIVTAAETSAELLASMTESWEPDWTEADTCDWLHGHMTDRGLGSAWSWDYCPTVHHGAESDLGHTLPGDLTLPEGEVLHIDFGVNEDGYAADMQRLYYHGEAEEIPDELVDAFADVRGAIEAGRELVEPGVQGYKADDAAREYLTEQGWEEYQHALGHQVGRNAHDGGTLLGPRWERYGESPMAEIREGEIYTVELGVDTEWGYLGLEEMVEVTEEGNEYIIPPQRELRTIS, encoded by the coding sequence ATGTCTGACACTGTCATCGTCGAAGAGAAGTCCGCACAGGCGACAGAGATCCTCGAAGGAAGCGACGCCGATGCGTGGCTCACCTTCTGCCGGGAGACCGTCGAGATCGCCGAACCCTGCCTGCCGTTCGTGCTGGGGTTCGACGTGGTCTGGCCGACGATGGTCCTCTACACCGAAGACGGGAGCCACGTCATCATCGGCCGCCACGACGCGCCGAACGCCCGGGATCTCGGGGTTCACGAGGTCCACCCCTACGACGAGTCGCTCCGCGAGCCGTTCATGGAGATCCTCGACGACGTCGAGCCCGAGACGATCGCGGTGAACTTCTCCGAGGACAACAACACCGCCGACGGCCTGACCTACGGCATGTATCGACGCCTGACGGGACTGCTCGAAGGGACCGACTACGAGGGCTCGCTCGTGAGCGCCGACCCCGTCGTCGCCGAACTCCGCGGGGTGAAGTCCCCGACCGAGCGCGAGCGGATCGTCACCGCCGCCGAGACCAGCGCCGAGTTGCTGGCGTCGATGACCGAGTCGTGGGAGCCAGACTGGACGGAAGCCGACACCTGCGACTGGCTCCACGGCCACATGACCGACCGCGGGCTGGGGTCGGCGTGGTCGTGGGACTACTGCCCGACGGTCCACCACGGCGCCGAGTCCGACCTCGGCCACACCCTCCCCGGCGACCTGACGCTGCCCGAAGGCGAGGTGCTGCACATCGACTTCGGCGTGAACGAGGACGGCTACGCCGCCGACATGCAGCGACTCTACTACCACGGGGAGGCCGAGGAGATCCCCGACGAACTCGTCGACGCCTTCGCCGACGTCCGCGGCGCCATCGAAGCCGGGCGGGAACTGGTCGAGCCGGGGGTACAGGGCTACAAAGCCGACGACGCCGCCCGCGAGTACCTCACCGAGCAGGGCTGGGAAGAGTACCAGCACGCCCTCGGCCACCAAGTCGGCCGGAACGCCCACGACGGCGGGACGCTCCTGGGCCCGCGCTGGGAGCGCTACGGCGAGTCACCGATGGCCGAGATCCGCGAGGGCGAGATCTACACGGTCGAACTGGGCGTCGACACCGAGTGGGGCTACCTCGGACTGGAGGAGATGGTGGAAGTGACCGAGGAGGGCAACGAGTACATCATCCCACCCCAGCGGGAACTTCGGACGATCAGCTAA
- a CDS encoding MFS transporter yields MSGSHGRRYRYTVLAFCLFSYFATMAARTAVSPVLPSIREEFLVSNAAMGLVLTGMWGAYALSSYPSGVLGDRYGARRVVLAAVGLTAVGSGLLAVSPTYATFLMSALFLGAGAGLYYPVAAMLLESLFERTGRAIGLHLTGSQLAGLATPVVVVAIAVRYGWRAGIAFGVVTTSIALVLFAWRVEPTPPSNPEASVRRAFAAERVLPPLRNRRVLYVIALAGIGSFAWQGTATFLPTFVGAEYGLSPTTAGGLLSVFFVTLTLSTPIAGSVSDVISRDGAAGLLFVVAVGGYGLLLGGVGIGLPAAALGTALVGVGMSWPAALESRMLTEFDDADRGAGFGLARGSYLLIGAGGNVGVGALADLAGWPVAIGTLAGLLTVCALAIGANRVFGIGL; encoded by the coding sequence GTGAGCGGAAGCCACGGGCGGCGCTACCGCTACACGGTCCTCGCGTTCTGCCTGTTCTCGTACTTCGCGACGATGGCGGCCCGGACCGCCGTCAGCCCGGTGTTGCCGTCGATCCGGGAGGAGTTCCTCGTCTCGAACGCGGCGATGGGGCTGGTGCTGACGGGGATGTGGGGTGCCTACGCGCTGAGCTCCTACCCGAGCGGCGTGCTCGGGGACCGCTACGGCGCGCGCCGGGTGGTGCTCGCGGCGGTCGGGCTGACGGCGGTCGGGAGCGGCCTGCTCGCGGTCTCGCCGACGTACGCGACGTTCCTCATGTCGGCGCTGTTCCTCGGGGCGGGTGCGGGCCTCTACTACCCGGTGGCGGCGATGCTGCTGGAGTCGCTGTTCGAGCGAACCGGCCGAGCGATCGGCCTCCACCTCACCGGGAGCCAACTGGCGGGGCTAGCGACGCCGGTGGTCGTCGTCGCCATCGCGGTGCGCTACGGCTGGCGGGCCGGGATCGCGTTCGGGGTCGTGACCACGTCGATCGCGTTGGTCCTCTTCGCGTGGCGCGTGGAGCCGACCCCGCCCTCGAACCCCGAGGCGTCGGTCCGCCGGGCGTTCGCCGCCGAGCGGGTTCTCCCGCCGCTCCGGAACCGTCGCGTGCTCTACGTCATCGCGCTCGCGGGTATCGGCTCGTTCGCCTGGCAGGGGACGGCGACGTTCCTCCCGACGTTCGTCGGCGCCGAGTACGGCCTCAGCCCGACGACCGCCGGCGGGCTACTCTCGGTGTTCTTCGTGACGCTGACGCTCTCGACGCCGATCGCGGGGTCGGTCTCGGACGTCATCAGCCGCGACGGCGCCGCGGGGCTGCTGTTCGTGGTCGCGGTCGGTGGCTACGGGCTGTTGCTCGGCGGGGTCGGCATCGGGCTGCCGGCGGCCGCGCTCGGGACCGCGCTGGTCGGCGTCGGCATGAGTTGGCCCGCCGCATTGGAGTCGCGCATGCTCACGGAGTTCGACGACGCCGACCGGGGCGCGGGCTTCGGGCTGGCTCGGGGCTCCTACCTCCTGATCGGCGCCGGGGGGAACGTCGGCGTCGGTGCGCTGGCGGACCTCGCGGGGTGGCCGGTCGCGATCGGTACCCTCGCCGGGCTGTTGACGGTCTGTGCGCTCGCGATCGGTGCGAACCGGGTGTTCGGGATCGGCCTCTGA
- a CDS encoding ABC transporter substrate-binding protein has translation MAHDNKPLTRRRLLRTGAGITAAGVLAGCTGGGGDDPTDTSGGGGTATPQPGGSLSIGQAKSGVHFDPIRQMSVPALLVANRMYSSIYTYGEGTDLEPQIATELPEVSDDGTRWSFDVREDAYFQNGDQVTPEDVAYSIEQPVVEETQLAADFNMVNSVSVDGQTITIDLDFPYAVFQHSLTQNVVPKSVREETKTDVGWTEGYVGSGPFELVEFREGEHAQLASWSDYWGKAPNLSEVEFVPIPEPTTRLTSFQNDEVGVIQDIPPKLWGTIEGMNDATIFERPAISYFYGSFNCNEGPTTDPEVRRAVDLAFSMDDAVSNFVEPAGVRVNSPIPAAVADTWDFPTDEWADIQSDKNVDEAKAILDDHEEIPADWEMNIIVPPDNKREQIGVTIGNGLNEAGYGANVQRLDWGTYLEKFLTGDPNDYHMYVLGWSGPPDPSDFMYNLFAQDMAGVNQGHFYENDELDGYINQARESSDREERKELYEKAVPIVLEERVNLPSYTLKNTWAVKDYVTDFTNHPIGYINPRLVSSYNNVGVQ, from the coding sequence ATGGCTCACGATAACAAGCCACTGACGCGTAGACGGCTACTCCGTACCGGCGCAGGCATCACTGCTGCCGGGGTACTTGCCGGCTGCACCGGTGGCGGCGGTGACGACCCGACCGACACCAGCGGCGGTGGCGGCACCGCGACCCCCCAACCGGGCGGCAGTCTGAGTATCGGACAGGCAAAGAGCGGGGTCCACTTCGACCCGATCCGGCAGATGAGCGTTCCCGCGTTGCTCGTCGCCAACCGGATGTACAGTTCGATCTACACCTACGGCGAGGGGACGGACCTCGAGCCACAGATCGCCACGGAGCTCCCCGAAGTCAGCGACGACGGCACCCGTTGGTCGTTCGACGTCCGGGAGGACGCCTACTTCCAGAACGGCGATCAGGTGACGCCCGAGGACGTGGCGTACTCGATCGAACAACCGGTCGTCGAGGAGACCCAGCTCGCGGCCGACTTCAACATGGTCAACTCCGTCTCGGTCGACGGCCAGACGATCACGATCGACCTGGACTTCCCTTACGCGGTGTTCCAGCACTCGCTGACCCAGAACGTCGTCCCGAAGTCGGTCCGTGAGGAGACGAAGACCGACGTGGGCTGGACCGAGGGCTACGTCGGCTCGGGGCCGTTCGAGCTCGTCGAGTTCCGCGAAGGTGAACACGCCCAACTCGCGTCTTGGAGCGACTACTGGGGGAAGGCTCCCAACCTCAGCGAGGTGGAGTTCGTCCCGATCCCGGAGCCGACGACCCGGCTCACCAGCTTCCAGAACGACGAAGTGGGCGTCATTCAGGACATCCCGCCGAAGCTCTGGGGCACCATCGAGGGCATGAACGACGCCACCATCTTCGAGCGGCCGGCTATCAGTTACTTCTACGGCTCGTTCAACTGCAACGAGGGGCCGACGACGGACCCCGAGGTCCGTCGCGCCGTCGACCTCGCGTTCTCGATGGACGACGCGGTCTCGAACTTCGTCGAACCCGCAGGGGTTCGCGTCAACAGCCCGATCCCGGCAGCGGTAGCCGACACGTGGGACTTCCCGACCGACGAGTGGGCCGACATCCAGTCGGACAAGAACGTCGACGAAGCCAAAGCGATCCTCGACGACCACGAGGAGATCCCCGCTGACTGGGAGATGAACATCATCGTTCCCCCGGACAACAAGCGTGAACAGATCGGTGTCACGATCGGGAACGGCCTCAACGAGGCCGGATACGGGGCGAACGTCCAGCGGCTGGACTGGGGTACCTACCTCGAGAAGTTCCTGACGGGCGACCCCAACGACTACCACATGTACGTCCTCGGTTGGTCCGGTCCGCCGGACCCGTCGGACTTCATGTACAACCTGTTCGCCCAGGACATGGCCGGGGTCAACCAAGGCCACTTCTACGAGAACGACGAGCTGGACGGCTACATCAACCAGGCTCGTGAGAGCTCCGACCGCGAGGAGCGAAAGGAGCTCTACGAGAAAGCCGTGCCGATCGTACTCGAGGAGCGCGTGAACCTCCCCTCCTACACGCTGAAGAACACGTGGGCGGTGAAGGACTACGTTACGGACTTCACGAACCACCCGATCGGGTACATCAACCCGCGGCTGGTGTCGAGCTACAACAACGTCGGCGTCCAGTAG
- a CDS encoding SDR family NAD(P)-dependent oxidoreductase → MSLLDGRTAVVTGGASGIGRGIALAFADHGADVVVADLRERPRRGGDPTHEAARERGVEARYVDCDVSDPADVDRVFAAAAALGGLDVWVNNAGVFATTDPTEPAEAADGDAAAVSGVFDVNVRGTYDCTARAGRRIAEAGGGSVINVGSTSGIRGGADGAIAAYCASKAAIHQLTRSFARAFGDAGVRVNAVAPGAVDTALARDRTESELAALEAEVPVGRIGHPDDVAGACVFLASGLAAYVSGEVLVVDGGLTV, encoded by the coding sequence GTGAGCCTGCTGGACGGCCGAACCGCGGTCGTCACCGGCGGCGCCTCCGGCATCGGTCGCGGGATCGCGCTCGCCTTCGCCGACCACGGCGCCGACGTGGTCGTCGCGGACCTGCGCGAGCGCCCGCGCCGCGGCGGCGACCCGACTCACGAGGCCGCCCGTGAGCGCGGCGTCGAAGCCCGATACGTCGACTGTGACGTCTCCGACCCGGCCGACGTCGACCGCGTTTTCGCCGCCGCCGCCGCGCTCGGCGGACTGGACGTGTGGGTCAACAACGCCGGCGTGTTCGCAACGACCGACCCGACCGAGCCTGCGGAGGCCGCCGATGGCGACGCTGCCGCGGTTTCGGGGGTCTTCGACGTGAACGTTCGCGGGACGTACGACTGCACCGCCCGGGCCGGTCGCCGGATCGCCGAGGCCGGCGGCGGCAGCGTCATCAACGTCGGCTCGACCAGCGGGATCCGCGGCGGCGCCGACGGCGCCATCGCGGCCTACTGCGCCTCGAAGGCGGCGATCCATCAACTCACCCGGTCGTTCGCCCGCGCCTTCGGCGACGCGGGCGTCCGGGTCAACGCCGTCGCGCCCGGCGCCGTCGACACGGCGCTGGCCCGCGACCGGACTGAAAGCGAACTCGCGGCGCTGGAAGCGGAGGTCCCGGTCGGTCGGATCGGCCATCCCGACGACGTGGCGGGGGCGTGTGTGTTCCTCGCTTCGGGGTTGGCCGCGTACGTAAGCGGCGAGGTACTGGTCGTCGACGGCGGACTGACCGTCTGA
- a CDS encoding ABC transporter permease produces the protein MATETSDGENPTRGTVNEGAAPDADEQARPEARVGWRYTLSRVRQDSTARLGLYIIAFMTFVALFAFVDSQLLDYAIAERFLYSPVADPANPQILQPPVGITNEFGTGTWAHPLGTDHRGRDILVRLIYGTRIAIQVGIIATGIGVVIGTLVGAVAGYYGDYVDDVLMRAVETIYAIPFLVLVIAFMTAFGRNMTFAMIGVSITTVPVFSRLIRSRVVSVREEDYIEAARAAGVRDRNIILRHVIPNSFAPVLVQATLQIGVNILIVAGLSFLGFGAQPPTPSWGQMLSNSRGFMLPDPWFSIWPGLAILLTVVGFNLLGDGLRDAFDPRLNN, from the coding sequence ATGGCGACCGAAACAAGCGACGGCGAGAACCCGACTCGGGGCACCGTGAACGAGGGCGCCGCGCCCGACGCCGACGAGCAGGCCCGCCCGGAAGCCCGGGTCGGCTGGCGGTACACGCTCTCGCGGGTTCGCCAGGACTCGACGGCCCGCCTCGGGCTCTACATCATCGCGTTCATGACGTTCGTGGCGCTGTTCGCGTTCGTCGACTCGCAGTTACTCGACTACGCCATCGCCGAGCGGTTCCTCTACAGCCCCGTTGCCGACCCGGCGAACCCGCAGATCCTCCAGCCGCCGGTGGGGATCACCAACGAGTTCGGTACCGGCACCTGGGCGCACCCGCTGGGCACCGACCACCGCGGTCGCGACATCCTCGTCCGCCTGATCTACGGCACCCGGATCGCCATTCAGGTGGGGATCATCGCGACCGGCATCGGCGTCGTCATCGGCACCCTCGTCGGCGCCGTCGCGGGCTACTACGGCGACTACGTCGACGACGTGCTGATGCGCGCCGTCGAGACCATCTACGCGATCCCCTTCCTCGTGCTGGTGATCGCCTTCATGACCGCCTTCGGGCGGAACATGACCTTCGCCATGATCGGCGTGAGCATCACCACGGTTCCGGTGTTCTCCCGCCTGATCCGCTCACGCGTGGTGAGCGTGCGCGAGGAAGACTACATCGAGGCCGCCCGCGCGGCGGGGGTCCGTGACCGGAACATCATCCTCCGGCACGTCATCCCGAACAGCTTCGCGCCCGTGCTCGTACAGGCCACGCTCCAGATCGGCGTGAACATCCTGATCGTCGCCGGCCTCTCGTTCCTCGGCTTCGGCGCCCAGCCGCCGACGCCGTCGTGGGGACAGATGCTGTCGAACTCCCGCGGGTTCATGCTGCCGGACCCGTGGTTCAGTATCTGGCCCGGCTTGGCCATCCTGCTGACGGTGGTCGGCTTCAACCTCCTCGGGGACGGACTGCGCGACGCGTTCGACCCCAGACTCAACAACTAA
- a CDS encoding ABC transporter permease, whose translation MARYAVRRLVQSIPVLLGIATITFLLINAIPGDPIRIMVGPNADASMVEAIRAQYGLDEPIHIRYVTYLGNLIQGDMGRSIHFGQPVSQKIAERLPVTLLLLVSSFTFAIATAVPMGVISAQKRNELPDHVSRILGLIGVSTPSFWIGLMLIIIFSYHIQLLPATNLIMPWADPSTVDGASNAVDVFVTSIEHLIMPTITLGTLQMAAIMRVQRSSMLEVLQQEYVQLARAYGVRERTILRKHAFRNAQLPVITIVGLQITTALGGSVLTETVFNINGMGRLIITAINNQDYPLIMGTTLFFGVMFVIGVIVTDLSYAYIDPRVTYDEVD comes from the coding sequence ATGGCACGCTACGCCGTTCGACGGTTGGTCCAGTCGATCCCCGTCCTCCTCGGTATCGCTACGATAACGTTTCTCCTGATAAACGCCATCCCGGGAGACCCGATTCGCATCATGGTCGGCCCCAACGCTGACGCCTCGATGGTCGAGGCGATCCGGGCACAGTACGGGCTGGACGAACCGATCCACATCCGCTACGTGACCTACCTAGGGAACCTCATACAGGGCGACATGGGCCGGAGTATCCACTTCGGCCAGCCGGTCTCCCAGAAGATCGCCGAGCGCCTGCCCGTGACGCTGTTGCTGTTGGTGTCGAGTTTCACTTTCGCCATCGCGACGGCGGTGCCGATGGGCGTCATCTCCGCACAGAAACGCAACGAACTGCCCGACCACGTCTCGCGTATCCTCGGGCTGATCGGTGTGAGCACCCCCTCGTTCTGGATCGGGCTGATGCTCATCATCATCTTCTCGTACCACATTCAGCTACTGCCCGCGACGAACCTCATCATGCCGTGGGCCGACCCCTCGACGGTCGACGGCGCCTCGAACGCCGTCGACGTGTTCGTCACCTCGATCGAACACCTGATCATGCCGACCATCACGCTCGGCACGCTCCAGATGGCCGCCATCATGCGCGTCCAACGCTCGTCGATGCTCGAAGTGCTCCAACAGGAGTACGTTCAGCTCGCGCGAGCCTACGGCGTCAGGGAGCGCACCATCCTCCGGAAGCACGCGTTCCGGAACGCACAGCTACCGGTCATCACCATCGTCGGCCTCCAGATCACGACCGCACTGGGTGGCTCCGTGTTGACCGAGACAGTGTTCAACATCAACGGTATGGGCCGACTGATCATTACCGCGATCAACAACCAGGACTACCCGCTCATCATGGGCACGACCCTCTTCTTCGGGGTCATGTTCGTCATCGGGGTCATCGTGACCGACCTCTCGTACGCGTACATCGACCCACGGGTTACCTACGACGAGGTGGACTGA